Part of the Imperialibacter roseus genome, CCAGCCCATTTACCTGAAGGCCTTCGGTGCCACCGCCCTTCTAGCCACTGGCGGTTTCATGCTTATGCCATTCGGTAGCACATTTGGCGTTAACAACCTGGGCATCACACTCGAGCAGCTTCCATTGGTATACATGCTTACAGGCATCAGCACCATCATGGTAGGGCCACTGGCCGGGAAGCTGAGCGACCTTTATGGCAAGTACAAAATATTCACCATTGGTACTTTCATAGGGATTGCTACGATCCTAATCTATTGCAACCTTGGCATTACCCCTCTTTGGGTTGTGATCATGATCAATATCGCCATCTTCATAGGCATCACTGCCAGAATGATTTCTGCATCTGCTTTGATGACAGCCATTCCCGAACCAAAGGAGCGTGGCGCTTTCATGGGAGTAAATTCTTCTATTCAGCAAATATCCGGAGGTTTTGCCTCTGCACTGGCTGGCATTATTGTTATACAAACACCTGCCGGGCCGCTTGAACGATACGACTTGCTTGGCTATGTGGTCACCGGCACCATGATTGTTACAATTCTGATGATGGGCGTGATCAACAAGATCGTGAAGGAGAAGGTGAAGCGGCAAATTCAAGCAGCCTAGCACCCGAATCAACTTGATCCTCCACAAGGTTTACCGCCACGAATTCTATAATTTGGTATAAACCAATGATCTTGTTATGGAAAGAATAGTGGTAGTTTGCTATCGACCTAAGCCTGGCAAGGACAAAATCCTTGAAAAGCTGGTGAAAAACCATGTGCCCGCTTTGAAGCGAGAAGGCCTGGTGAGTGACAGGCTCCCAGTGATGATGAAATCGAAAGACGGAACTGTTATTGAGGTTTTTGGCTGGAAGTCGGCCGAAGCCATACAAACTGCCCATTCTAATCCGGTTGTGCAGGAGATGTGGGAAAAATTTCAGGAAGCTTGTGACTATGAAATACCTGTGAACATAGAAGAGTTCAACGGCATATTTTCTGAGTTCAGCCCCCTGTAGTCAAACAATTTGGAGCGAGTTGTGTCAAAAGAGCTTACGCATGCTCAATCACTCCCATTCCAAACAAAGCAAAATCGTATTTAACAGGATCCACAGGATCCATTTGCCGCAGGTTGTG contains:
- a CDS encoding antibiotic biosynthesis monooxygenase family protein, coding for MERIVVVCYRPKPGKDKILEKLVKNHVPALKREGLVSDRLPVMMKSKDGTVIEVFGWKSAEAIQTAHSNPVVQEMWEKFQEACDYEIPVNIEEFNGIFSEFSPL